A single Haloplasma contractile SSD-17B DNA region contains:
- a CDS encoding immunoglobulin-like domain-containing protein produces MKKITLLLLVVMVLTLSACTNDGTTDTTDTTEATLTDEEKVAEDIAAISVTDDLMNVKNDLVLPTQGAHGSKITWESNNTYVVANNGTVTRPGVDAGDEIVRLTATIKLNDVTEKRVFSVVVIDTDPQIPEIIGVSDLAVAAYTGEKEASFWLEGVTATDIQDGDITASIQVSTRFVKSDEDGTYALKYTVTDSDGNSATEYVDVTIYGATNEVVNGGFETGDLTGWTAEGDIFTIDYLYDDDTYWDNSTNFGKDGDYFYRGNDNEGATGTLRSSIFRIGGTGWITYKLGGGKPNRNVENDGDIYVTIMDVNGTPEDTSDDTELARFRNNLHNENGYLTLYKADVSEFVGNNVYINIVDDATSNWGWFAMDSFTTYYADEANLPTGAELALDYEVGDTTAPTVTVVDATIEVGDSADWNSYITVTDDFDANPTIETDAANVDLTTLGDYTVDVTVTDDSGNETTKSIAVSVVDTEDPVVTLEDIVYLMIDTTGVDWESYISATDNYDTPAITVDATNVDLTTLGTYTVTYTVKDSSDNEVVNTMTVEVIDQDLAPEIKGTKDYEIKVGSTEPNWLDGVTAVDVPEGDLTDSIIVEKSTDFDLNTVGTYTLTYKVTDSTGQETVVTVNVYVFDEIVNGGFETGDLTGWTAPGDNSIFANWAIKDDDTYWDGTTNFGMDGSYFYRGNDWSDGKGTMTSSTFELSGSGWISFKLGGAYPDRDVTTQGDLYISIYNTNGTDDTSDDTEIARYKNTDFNDGYLVQYKSDLTDYIGEELYIHVVDDAPDNNWGWMSLDSFFTYYREAADLPTGTDAVNQLTVQ; encoded by the coding sequence ATGAAAAAAATTACGCTTTTACTACTTGTTGTAATGGTATTAACATTGTCAGCATGTACTAATGATGGTACTACAGATACCACTGATACAACAGAGGCTACATTAACTGACGAAGAAAAAGTAGCTGAAGATATTGCTGCTATATCAGTAACTGATGATCTTATGAATGTTAAAAATGATCTAGTTTTACCAACACAAGGTGCTCACGGTTCTAAGATTACATGGGAGTCAAATAATACATATGTAGTCGCTAACAATGGGACGGTAACGCGACCTGGTGTTGACGCAGGGGATGAGATTGTAAGACTAACAGCAACAATCAAACTGAATGATGTAACTGAAAAACGAGTATTTTCAGTAGTTGTAATAGATACAGACCCTCAAATACCTGAAATAATTGGTGTGAGTGACCTTGCAGTCGCTGCATATACAGGTGAAAAAGAGGCGTCATTCTGGTTAGAGGGAGTAACTGCAACTGATATTCAGGATGGAGATATCACAGCTTCAATTCAAGTAAGTACTCGATTTGTTAAGAGTGATGAAGATGGGACTTACGCATTAAAATATACAGTAACGGACAGTGATGGGAATTCTGCTACTGAATATGTTGATGTAACAATCTACGGTGCTACGAATGAAGTCGTAAACGGTGGATTTGAAACTGGTGACCTAACTGGTTGGACAGCTGAAGGGGATATATTCACAATTGATTACCTATATGATGACGATACATATTGGGATAATAGTACAAACTTTGGTAAAGATGGTGACTATTTCTATCGTGGTAATGATAATGAGGGAGCGACTGGAACATTACGTTCTTCTATTTTCAGAATCGGTGGAACTGGTTGGATCACTTATAAACTAGGTGGAGGAAAGCCAAATCGTAATGTAGAGAACGATGGAGACATCTATGTAACGATTATGGATGTAAATGGTACTCCTGAAGATACAAGTGATGATACTGAATTAGCACGTTTCCGCAATAATTTACACAATGAAAATGGATACTTAACACTTTACAAAGCTGATGTATCTGAATTCGTTGGTAACAATGTATACATCAATATTGTAGATGATGCAACTAGTAACTGGGGATGGTTTGCAATGGATTCATTTACAACGTATTATGCTGATGAAGCAAACTTACCTACTGGTGCAGAACTTGCATTAGACTATGAAGTAGGAGATACTACAGCACCTACAGTAACAGTAGTAGACGCAACAATTGAAGTTGGGGACTCTGCTGATTGGAATAGTTATATTACAGTAACTGATGACTTTGATGCAAACCCTACAATTGAAACGGATGCTGCTAATGTTGATTTAACGACATTAGGAGACTATACAGTTGATGTTACAGTAACAGATGATTCTGGTAATGAAACGACTAAATCAATTGCAGTAAGTGTAGTTGATACTGAAGACCCAGTAGTGACATTAGAAGATATAGTTTATTTAATGATTGATACTACTGGTGTGGATTGGGAAAGTTATATATCAGCAACTGATAATTATGATACTCCTGCAATAACGGTGGATGCTACAAATGTAGATTTAACCACACTTGGTACATATACTGTAACTTATACTGTCAAAGACTCAAGTGATAATGAAGTAGTTAATACCATGACAGTAGAAGTTATTGATCAAGATCTTGCTCCTGAAATTAAAGGGACAAAAGACTATGAAATCAAAGTAGGATCAACTGAACCTAATTGGTTAGATGGTGTAACAGCTGTCGATGTACCTGAAGGTGACTTAACAGACAGTATTATTGTTGAAAAAAGTACTGACTTTGACCTAAATACAGTAGGTACATATACATTAACGTATAAAGTAACAGATAGTACTGGTCAAGAGACAGTTGTAACTGTGAACGTTTATGTGTTTGATGAAATCGTAAACGGTGGATTCGAAACTGGAGACTTAACTGGATGGACTGCTCCTGGAGACAACAGTATATTTGCTAATTGGGCAATTAAAGATGATGATACTTATTGGGATGGTACAACTAATTTTGGTATGGATGGAAGCTATTTCTATAGAGGTAACGATTGGTCAGATGGTAAAGGTACAATGACTTCATCAACATTTGAATTGAGTGGATCAGGATGGATTTCCTTCAAACTTGGTGGTGCATATCCTGACAGAGATGTAACTACACAAGGAGATCTATATATATCAATATATAATACTAATGGAACTGACGATACATCTGATGATACTGAAATAGCGAGATATAAAAATACAGACTTTAACGATGGATACTTAGTACAGTATAAATCTGACTTAACGGATTATATTGGTGAAGAATTATATATTCATGTTGTTGATGATGCGCCTGATAATAATTGGGGATGGATGTCACTAGATTCATTCTTTACTTATTACCGAGAAGCAGCTGACTTACCAACTGGTACAGATGCTGTAAACCAATTAACTGTACAATAA
- a CDS encoding glycoside hydrolase family 66 protein: protein MSLKWLLITIALMPMLLLIGCKAMPEETTEAEEVVRMNLFSDLYTDKSRYEPSEQVEIYVNLHNRTEETHSGTVTITLNYLNETVVVLDGQDVTLEEGGRDRLTFELDAPDNDFTGYIIESTFVKEGKEIDFYSSALDVSSDWSKFPRYGYLVEYNKKSRTVIEQTLNNLNKYHINGLQFYDWHYKHELPLPLDENGNPLETWKELSNRDVYLDTVQGYIDVAHEHNMMAMNYNLLFGTFENPEQEGVNLDWGLYTDSFATNIDNHDLTGLNWQTDKILLMDPNNTEWQNHIIEQEKIAMEKLNFDGWHVDQLGGRGDRYDYQGNRVDLVQGYVDLLNKAKTETDKKLVFNAVDGYGQERIAKDIPVDFLYEEVWTFNRSHATYSHLKDVIDHGFEWGNMSTILAAYMNYGNRGLFNTHSILLTNATIFASGGAHLELGDSGMLGSEYFPNNDLSMSNELKSRLRKYYDFLVGYQNLLRDNVSEERGKVEFENNEIYASTNGVKNSVWYFSKTKNHYQMLHLINLLGNENDWRDDEKDKKAPEILENEKINYYIEGDIKNVMLASPDQNEALPIDLEFEVHTDEDGNQFVSLTLPKLEYWDMIIFEK, encoded by the coding sequence ATGTCTTTAAAATGGTTATTAATAACAATAGCTTTAATGCCTATGCTACTATTAATTGGTTGTAAGGCAATGCCAGAAGAGACAACAGAAGCGGAGGAAGTAGTTAGAATGAACTTATTTAGTGATTTATACACAGATAAAAGTCGTTATGAACCAAGTGAACAGGTAGAAATTTATGTGAACTTGCACAACCGAACAGAGGAAACTCACTCAGGAACAGTTACTATTACGTTAAATTATTTAAATGAAACGGTTGTGGTACTTGACGGGCAAGATGTTACGTTAGAAGAAGGCGGGCGTGATCGGTTAACATTTGAGTTAGATGCTCCAGATAACGATTTTACTGGTTATATTATAGAAAGTACTTTTGTAAAAGAAGGAAAAGAAATTGACTTTTATTCATCAGCTTTAGATGTATCTTCTGATTGGAGTAAATTCCCTAGGTATGGGTATCTAGTAGAATATAATAAAAAATCGCGTACTGTGATCGAACAAACACTTAATAATTTAAATAAATACCATATAAATGGACTACAATTCTATGACTGGCATTATAAACATGAATTACCACTGCCACTCGATGAAAATGGTAATCCACTTGAAACATGGAAAGAACTAAGTAACCGTGATGTCTATTTAGACACGGTACAAGGTTACATTGACGTTGCTCACGAACATAATATGATGGCAATGAACTATAACTTATTATTCGGTACTTTTGAAAACCCTGAACAAGAAGGAGTTAATCTAGATTGGGGACTATATACAGATTCATTTGCAACCAATATAGATAATCATGATCTAACGGGTTTAAACTGGCAAACAGATAAAATTTTATTAATGGATCCAAATAATACAGAATGGCAAAATCATATCATTGAACAAGAAAAAATAGCAATGGAAAAACTAAACTTTGACGGATGGCATGTTGATCAATTAGGTGGACGCGGTGATCGTTATGATTATCAGGGGAATCGTGTTGATTTAGTACAAGGATATGTAGATTTATTAAATAAAGCAAAGACTGAAACAGATAAGAAATTAGTATTTAATGCAGTAGATGGGTACGGCCAAGAACGTATTGCTAAAGATATTCCAGTGGACTTCCTATATGAAGAGGTATGGACATTTAACCGTAGCCACGCTACATACTCGCATTTAAAAGACGTGATTGACCATGGATTTGAGTGGGGTAATATGTCTACAATATTAGCAGCCTACATGAACTACGGAAACCGTGGACTATTTAACACACATTCAATATTACTAACAAATGCAACAATCTTTGCTAGTGGTGGAGCTCACTTAGAACTAGGTGACTCAGGGATGCTAGGTAGTGAATATTTTCCTAATAACGATTTGAGTATGTCTAATGAACTTAAATCAAGACTTCGTAAATACTATGATTTCTTAGTAGGGTATCAAAACTTATTAAGAGATAATGTATCGGAAGAACGTGGAAAAGTAGAATTTGAAAATAACGAAATATATGCGTCTACAAATGGAGTGAAAAATAGTGTCTGGTACTTCTCGAAAACAAAAAATCATTATCAAATGTTACATTTAATTAACTTACTCGGTAATGAAAATGACTGGCGCGATGATGAAAAAGATAAAAAAGCTCCTGAAATCTTAGAGAATGAAAAAATTAATTACTATATTGAAGGAGATATTAAGAATGTCATGTTAGCATCTCCTGACCAAAATGAAGCGTTACCAATTGATCTTGAATTCGAAGTGCATACAGATGAAGATGGCAATCAATTTGTATCATTAACACTTCCTAAGTTAGAATATTGGGACATGATTATATTTGAAAAATAA
- the typA gene encoding translational GTPase TypA encodes MENKEKIINIAVIAHVDAGKSTLVDAFLSQSNVFRDNEEMVDCVMDSNDLERERGITIYSKNCSVMYKDIKINIVDTPGHADFSSEVERIIKTVDTVILLVDSSEGPMPQTRFVLQKSLELGLRPILLINKIDKKDQRAEEVVDMVFDLFVELDADHDQLDFPILYGIAKDGIIKRDLDDDSQDITPLFETIVEHADVYPNVNDEPLQLQVSNLAYDDYIGRLGIGRIYKGTIREGQTVSVSQRDGKIVKRKISQIFVYKGLQRTPVKETYSGDIVVVAGISDLSIGETIGAENTVDPLPMLNIEEPTLSMNFLVNKSPFAGLSGKYVTSRQIKARLEKELEVNVGLKVEPIDGVEGFKVSGRGELHLSILIENMRREGYELAISRPEVIMQEREGKVFEPIERVVITVPEVHSGKVITNLNLRKGIMESMQIDNDMVKIEYVAPTRGLLGFRSEFINETRGEGILVRRFEGFDEFKGDIEQRSNGVLVSKVDGEAMTFSLFNLEERGIIFIKPGTKVYEGMIVGQNSRSNDLTVNPCKNKKLTNMRSSGADEAMKLTPPRIFTIEDALEFINDDELVEITPDDVRLRKKHLKENERRRHTKEIKYAKENA; translated from the coding sequence ATGGAAAACAAAGAAAAAATAATTAATATAGCAGTTATTGCACACGTTGATGCGGGGAAATCAACGCTAGTTGACGCTTTTTTATCTCAAAGTAATGTGTTCAGAGATAATGAAGAAATGGTCGACTGTGTAATGGACAGTAATGATTTAGAACGAGAACGAGGAATTACGATTTATTCAAAAAACTGTTCAGTAATGTATAAAGACATAAAAATTAATATCGTAGATACGCCAGGACATGCGGATTTTTCATCTGAGGTAGAGCGAATCATTAAAACAGTAGATACTGTAATATTGTTAGTTGATTCAAGCGAGGGGCCAATGCCTCAAACACGATTTGTGCTTCAGAAATCATTAGAACTAGGTCTACGTCCGATTTTATTAATTAATAAAATTGATAAAAAAGACCAACGTGCTGAAGAAGTAGTAGACATGGTGTTCGATCTGTTTGTTGAGTTAGATGCAGATCACGATCAATTAGACTTCCCGATACTTTATGGAATTGCAAAAGATGGAATTATCAAAAGAGATCTAGATGATGATAGTCAAGACATCACCCCGTTATTTGAAACAATTGTTGAACATGCGGATGTGTATCCTAATGTAAATGACGAACCTTTACAGTTACAGGTGTCAAACCTAGCGTACGATGATTATATTGGTCGATTAGGAATTGGTCGTATCTACAAGGGTACAATCAGAGAAGGACAAACCGTTTCTGTATCACAACGTGATGGGAAGATTGTAAAAAGAAAGATTAGTCAAATCTTTGTTTATAAAGGGTTACAACGTACCCCTGTTAAAGAAACTTATAGTGGTGATATAGTCGTTGTTGCAGGTATTAGTGATTTATCAATCGGTGAGACAATCGGAGCTGAGAACACAGTTGATCCGCTACCGATGCTGAATATAGAAGAACCTACTTTATCTATGAACTTTTTAGTAAATAAATCACCATTTGCTGGTCTTAGTGGAAAATATGTAACTTCAAGACAAATTAAAGCGCGTCTTGAAAAAGAACTTGAAGTTAATGTCGGTTTAAAAGTTGAGCCAATCGATGGAGTCGAAGGATTTAAAGTATCAGGTCGTGGTGAACTTCACTTATCGATTCTTATTGAAAATATGAGACGTGAGGGATATGAATTAGCAATCTCTCGCCCTGAGGTAATCATGCAGGAACGCGAAGGAAAAGTATTTGAACCAATAGAACGTGTTGTTATCACTGTTCCAGAAGTACATTCAGGTAAAGTCATTACGAATCTTAACCTTCGTAAAGGAATTATGGAATCCATGCAAATTGATAATGATATGGTCAAAATAGAGTATGTAGCACCAACTAGAGGACTTTTAGGATTTAGAAGTGAATTTATTAATGAAACGCGTGGTGAAGGTATTCTAGTTCGTCGATTTGAAGGATTTGATGAATTCAAAGGAGATATCGAACAACGTAGTAATGGAGTTCTGGTTTCGAAAGTTGATGGGGAAGCCATGACATTCTCACTATTTAACCTTGAAGAGCGAGGAATTATCTTTATCAAACCAGGTACTAAGGTTTATGAAGGAATGATCGTAGGTCAAAACAGTCGAAGTAATGATTTAACGGTAAATCCATGTAAAAACAAGAAACTAACCAATATGCGATCATCAGGTGCGGATGAAGCGATGAAATTGACGCCACCAAGAATCTTTACCATCGAAGATGCATTAGAATTTATTAATGATGATGAATTAGTTGAGATTACACCAGATGATGTTCGTTTAAGAAAGAAACACCTAAAGGAAAATGAACGTAGACGCCATACAAAAGAAATAAAATATGCGAAAGAAAATGCGTAA
- a CDS encoding DegV family protein — MSKIAIVTDSTSGIDFIDGYDDIKIARTTLIMDQDEYLDGLEITPKEFYDRLENLNNIPMTSQPSIGILVEIFEELKKEGYTDAIYVCISEHLSGTFQSVCMAANMVEGINVHPFNTQTATFIAGFMATEAHRMASVGESVEAIIQYLETLRDNDRIVLMVDDLKYLVKNGRLSNASGFIASALKIKPLLELNEEGKIVATEKIRTTKKAINRVIESYLEDTNDGKDAKFTFLFNTEAPEHVEYVKSKLSDIGIDTDQFIDIPVSPAIGCHVGKGVIGIGYIKKSN, encoded by the coding sequence ATGAGTAAAATAGCAATCGTAACAGATAGCACGAGTGGAATTGATTTCATAGATGGATACGACGATATAAAAATAGCAAGAACAACACTTATTATGGATCAAGATGAATACCTGGATGGTTTGGAAATAACACCTAAAGAGTTCTATGATCGTTTAGAAAATTTAAATAATATTCCAATGACTTCACAACCTTCAATCGGGATACTTGTGGAAATTTTTGAAGAACTAAAAAAAGAAGGCTACACAGATGCAATCTATGTCTGTATATCTGAACATTTAAGTGGTACCTTCCAGAGCGTTTGCATGGCAGCTAACATGGTAGAAGGTATTAATGTTCATCCATTTAATACACAAACAGCAACGTTTATAGCTGGTTTCATGGCAACAGAGGCACACCGTATGGCTTCAGTTGGTGAATCAGTAGAAGCTATTATTCAATACTTAGAAACGCTAAGAGATAACGACCGTATTGTATTAATGGTCGATGACCTTAAGTATCTTGTAAAGAATGGACGCTTATCAAATGCTTCTGGATTCATAGCGTCTGCGTTAAAGATTAAACCACTTCTTGAATTAAACGAGGAAGGAAAAATTGTTGCGACAGAAAAAATTCGTACGACTAAAAAGGCGATCAATCGTGTAATTGAGAGCTACTTAGAAGATACAAATGATGGAAAAGATGCTAAGTTTACATTTTTATTTAATACTGAGGCGCCTGAACACGTAGAATATGTAAAATCTAAACTTTCTGATATTGGAATCGATACGGATCAGTTTATTGATATTCCCGTTTCTCCTGCAATTGGTTGTCACGTAGGAAAAGGTGTAATTGGTATTGGTTATATTAAAAAAAGTAACTAA